From the genome of Meriones unguiculatus strain TT.TT164.6M chromosome X unlocalized genomic scaffold, Bangor_MerUng_6.1 ChrX_unordered_Scaffold_30, whole genome shotgun sequence, one region includes:
- the LOC132651498 gene encoding protein FAM90A1-like translates to MKCKDCGAFGHTIRSRKCPMKCWDGAKAPQPFGVKMGKENRDPRKPQNPQSPKLVIETEEERRERERQEQQRKALLLKFPKKPSERKQSWKDTTHSGDYLRRPSRPSFIHINRKVSLNRPQNSLPLRETSDGQLVSHIAPSTEDPNIIFPLEENESQTLDGHKMSKTAFGHSDENPAFSENPADQSTEHCFRQIPQAVFSVQEMGHMVNTQSPGQHFDGNKHWHLYSVVHTATRDAELIFKVTNGRNFQVCNQNTQNSLKKCQLSPYQTPQKSTKTSTFGAFHAVPCSNTSGVEPKELPQGNSIEQLPQNTALLNVTQPHTETHISHVPVQHLRMLFTRLANDCWSSKIL, encoded by the coding sequence ATGAAATGCAAAGATTGTGGGGCCTTTGGACACACTATAAGAAGCAGGAAGTGTCCTATGAAGTGTTGGGATGGGGCCAAGGCACCACAACCCTTTGGTGTAAAGATGGGAAAGGAGAACCGGGACCCACGGAAGCCGCAGAACCCCCAGAGTCCTAAGCTAGTGattgagacagaggaagagagaagagagagagaaagacaagagCAGCAGAGGAAGGCTCTCCTGCTCAAATTTCCCAAGAAACCTTCAGAGAGGAAGCAGAGCTGGAAGGATACAACACATTCTGGTGACTATCTAAGGCGTCCAAGCAGACCTAGTTTCATCCATATAAACAGAAAAGTATCCCTGAACCGGCCTCAAAATAGTCTACCATTACGTGAGACATCTGATGGGCAACTTGTGTCCCATATAGCACCTTCCACAGAAGATCCTAATATTATCTTCCCACTTGAAGAAAATGAAAGTCAGACCTTGGATGGCCATAAAATGTCAAAAACAGCATTTGGGCACAGTGATGAGAACCCAGCTTTCAGTGAGAATCCAGCAGACCAAAGCACAGAGCATTGCTTCCGTCAAATTCCCCAGGCTGTCTTCAGTGTGCAGGAAATGGGCCACATGGTTAATACTCAGTCACCAGGCcagcattttgatgggaataaaCACTGGCATCTGTATTCTGTAGTACATACAGCTACCCGGGATGCTGAACTCATCTTCAAAGTAACCAATGGGAGAAATTTCCAGGTCTGcaaccagaatacccaaaattctttaaagaaatgtCAACTAAGCCCCTACCAAACACCTCAGAAAAGCACTAAAACTTCTACATTCGGGGCTTTCCATGCTGTGCCATGTTCTAATACCAGTGGAGTTGAACCAAAAGAGTTACCTCAAGGGAACAGCATTGAACAGCTTCCACAAAACACAGCTCTCCTGAATGTCACCCAGCCTCATACTGAGACTCATATTAGCCATGTTCCAGTCCAACACCTTCGAATGCTCTTCACTAGATTGGCAAATGACTGCTGGAGCTCCAAGATCTTGTAA